The following nucleotide sequence is from Apium graveolens cultivar Ventura chromosome 4, ASM990537v1, whole genome shotgun sequence.
TCCTAGGCTCCACAATTAACAATTATTCCCATAAAAAATCAAACTTCATCTCTTGCACCTGAGAAGCCAACTCAACTAGCCTATTTTTCAATCCCTTTCTCCTATGTGCAGTAGCAAAATTTGTAGCCAAGTGTCTAATACAAAATATATGATGGTCAAGGGGTTCGCACCATCCTGTCTGTTACATAGTAGCAATAATCCCAGCATGTCTATCAGAACTGACATAAATATCATGTCTCCTACCTGCCACAAATCTCCTCTATCTATCCATGAACCACCCCCAACTAGAAACATTCTCTGATTCGACTATAGCAAATGCAAGTGGAAGATTATGACTAAAGCCATCCACTGTCACAACACTCAATAGTACACCCGCATATGGACTGTATAGATGAGTCCCATCTATATGTATGACAGGCATACAATGCTCAAATCCATTAATGCATGGTTTGAAAGCCAAGAAGAGTCTCTTGAATGTCACTTCATGTTCCAAATAAAGACATAATATACTCGTTAACTACAAAACATTACATAAATATGGAAAAGCATTTAAAAATCTATATGATACTAGTATAAAAAGATAGAATACCTCTAAGCTCCCACGATCTTCCATCTCATCCTCCTTAAAAACCCAATCAACCTTTGTTCCCACATTAAAACATTGCAACACTTCCATCAAAAAGGGGAGGTCTTCATATGATCCTTCCCAAGATCCATGTTCTTCATCCATTGCTAGCTTTTTGGCATCTCTAATCTTCTTTCTTCCCGGTTGGTAACCAAAAATACTTTTCACCGTGGCCATCAACACTTTTTCCTTAACCGTGGGATCAACTACGATTTGATCCTTAACTAGTTCAAGAATATCATGAGATGTCAAATTAGGATGGTCTTGAGTAACAGTGGTGCGCAAACATGTGTGTGGTCCTGAAGTTTCTATAATTTGAAATTCCCAAGTGATATTCGCAACCTAGCTTTTAAACTCCATTTACAACCACTATCCTTATTCTTACAAACCACAATCCAATACACATCACTTGATCTAACCACCTTAATCTCTTGATGATTCCGAATATGAAAATCTCTAACCGTATGCATCAACACTTTTTTAGTCGAATATCATCCCCTCCCTCAACTCCATTGGCTCCAATGTCTCATCCCATGTAATCAAAGCTGATTCAACAACATCATACGCATCCAAACCTCTACTACTAACCGTATCACCACCAATATGCATACTACTAGTAGTTTGACAATCAAAACCCCTACTACCACTCCTCTCAGAAACTCTCGGACTAGTTTCCACAACTCTCGAACTTGTTTCAATCAATGCACAAGTTGAAATTTTTTGCAAATAAATTTCAACAAAGAAAGGAGGTTCATTCGAAATAATAATTCCAAACATCATCTCAACATCATCAGCATCATCAACCGGAATAATACTAAACTTCATATCATTGAAATTTTTCCATTGATAAGACAACTTAAAATCATACAAACTCCTATCaattttcaatttcaaaaataACACATTGCgcaaattattaaaattcatactagaatcgagtcttacttgcttagaAACCGGTTTATCATATACGTAACCCTCTAATTGAGTTTATCATATATTACCATCGGTATAAATCCATACAATCACCGTAACCGATTGTGCTCTAGATCCCGAACCCGAAGCCATTAATAAATCTGTAagaatttgtaaaaaaaattatctTGATATTTGGATTTTTAGGTTTGTAAAGTGAGAAGCAGGAGACTGAGTTTTGTGCGTCTGTTTACAAATAAGAAGGTAAAACATTACTTCGTCCTCCATTTTTgccattttataatttttgattATAAAACCAAAACGGGACATGAAGGAACGTCAAATggcttattttttttaaaaaaaacataaaatgGCACACGAAAGCCCGTTAGGGCATaagtttttatattttttaatttaaaacaAAAACGGGAGATGAAGGGGCgttatgattatatatatattaatatgtaAAATGGAACACGATAAACCGTTATGTTTATTTTTTAAAACACAAAAAACGGATGATGAAATATCGTTTTGGATTTATTTTTTTGATAAAACAAGTAAAACGGAATATAAAGAAGCGTTTTTGCAAAACGTTTATTCGTCTGCCATTTTGCTTCAGTTGCATTGAATTGTTCCTTTTTAACAGTTCTGCAATCCCCTGTTTTGTTCAAATTAAATTTCTAATACTACTTAAACTGTAAATCATCCCCAAATAGAAAAAAATGATACAACCAACAAATACGAATAAATACCAACAAAATATAATACAACGAAATGCaaaatgaattaaaataattaaaaagttTGAATCCTAATAAACATCACAATATCTCCAAGACTTTTTTTACAAGATTCTAGAAGTAAAATCCTAAAAATAGAGAAAGTAAGCACAAGCGACTCCATCATCTGCATTTTCCAATATTTGCATAGTGCCTACAATCCACAATCCACTCAATCATCTgcataaaaatgaattttttaaaTACACTTAAACAGTTAAACAGTTAAAGTTACAATTAAGATGCATAAACATACACAATTAAACACACACACTTAAGAACTTAAAGTTAAGCTTACTCTCATGTCTTCGCACACTTCTGCCCATCTGTTCCACAGTTTGGAGGATTAACAGTTATCTTTGAACTCCATTCACCCTGAGAAGTGTAGAAATATCTATACTTCCCGGGACGGTCCCGCGAACTCTGGTCTTGGGAACTCTGGTCATTGGTACTCAGTGAAGTAGTGATATCAGTACCGGTATCAAGATCAGTAGGAGGTGTAGGTGTAACATAGAGACTGAATGATGGAATAGAGAATTCCATAGCTACCCGCTCAGTAGGCCGGTGAGAATGATGCAGAGGAGGAAGCTGCTCAGTGGAAGGATCCTCGATACGAGGCTACTCAGTGGAAGGGTCCTCGGTACGAGGCTGCTCGGGAGTAGGAGTCAAGCCAAGATCAAAAGGGGGAACATATCCATACCTATCTATAATCTGAGGATCATGTTGGATGCGACTAGATGATCCCGTCACATGAACAGATACAATATGAGCAACAGAATCACGTACAGGAGGATCCCGATCATCCCCAAGATCCATAGCCATAGGATCAGTACAAGCATGAGTAGATGACTCGGGCATATCATGAGAATCAGTATGTAATGGAATACCATCATCTCCAAGCTCTGCAGCAACAGGATCATCGTCAACTAAAACTCTAGCTCGCCTACCAGCAGCAGCTCGTGCACCGCCGCGTCTACCTGGACGGGCCGGTTGATGCCTCTCCTCCAACTGCCAAGCTTTACAAACCTCCACAGGCATCTCATCAAAACCATGTAATGTGTACTCTCTGACAAAATCACAACAGTGGTCAGCAAAATGAGACACATCAGGAAGAACATCAAGTGTCCGCTCGGATATCTGCCCGAACATAAGATCCTGAAAAAACAAAGAAATGACACACATGTTACAAGATTCTTTTATGAAATAAAGAAACTACTAAAGCATTTATAATGAAACTACGAAAGCAAAAAAACCTATACAATAAATTGAATAAACAAGAAGAAAACTTACAATGCGATGATTAAATGAACTAACATGACAAATGAATCTAACAGTCCTCTCTAAATACCAAGGATGGTATTCAAACACTACACTCTCAGCAACAATCGCATCTCCAACAAACAAATGATCTAAACAATGTGCCCATATAGATGTGCTAGCTGCATATTTCTGAATCCATCTGATTTTGTCATTGCCCCTCAAGTTTGTACTATGCTCTGCCTCCGAGTAAATAACATCAACAGGGATAGTCTACATGAGCCCAAACTGTCTAACAACTCTATCAGGGCAATGAAGCTCAATGATGAAAATACATATCAAAGACCCGCAGTAGCGCCAAATACGCTCACCAGACAAGCAATAAGTAGGAAGATCAGAAATGACATCGAGAGAGTAAGGATGCCATATAAACTGATATTGTCCGATCCAATCTAATAGCGTCTGAATAACTAGAAGGGTACAACCACCCGTACTAGTGTAGGAGTAATCATGAAGCCACCTATAATGACATTACAATAAATAGTCAgtttcatatttaaattaaaattcgTATCATATCAAGTTCATTTAAATGCTAACTCATTTCGTATTTTATCAAGTTCATTTAAACACTTTTAAAACCCAATTTGGGGATGAATGAACCCTAAAAAATTAAAAAGTGTTAAATTCTATTCTAACATGAAAATAAAGTCTGGTTCCTAGGGTTTAGGGCCTTTGCCCTAAACCCTAGCTACAATTAGGGTTCAGGGTCCTTGGTTTAGGGCCTAAAGGCCCTAAACCACGAACCCTAAACCCTAACCCGTTCCGTATCATATCAACTTCATTTAAACGCTAACTCGTTCCGTATCATATCAAGTTCATTTGAACGCTTCTAAAACCCAATTGGGATAAATGAAccctaaaaaaattaaaaagtgtTAAACTATAATCTAACATGAAAATAAAGTCTGGTTCATGGGCTCTATGGTTTGGGGTCTAAAGGCCCTAAACCAtgaaccctaaaccctaaccCGTTCCATATCATATCAAGTTCATTTAAACAATTCAAAACCCAATTTTGGGATTAatgaaccctaaaatattaaaaagtgTTAAATGTATAACCTTAAACCCTAGCCGTTACGTATCATATGAAGTTCTTTTAAATGATTATAAAACCCAAACAAATTAATAAATGCTAAATACCCGAGTCCACGTGGAGCTGTAACCTGACCCTCCCAGAAATGAGCATCAAATAAGATAGGAGAGGTGTGAATGGGAGCAAGAGTGGGCAATCTCTCCCATGCCCGTAACTGCAACAATAGCAGACAACCAGCTACCTCATCAACGTCCTTTTTGCTTGTCTTGCATAACTCCCTATACAAATATGCAAGAACTGCAGCACCCCAGGCATAATCTCCGCATCTGTCTAGATCACGAATAAAATGTAGAAACATGGGATGGAAGAGACCTCCTAAATGATCAGTGAAAAGTACACCATGAAACAGATGAACAAGTTAACACAAGACCTGAAAGCGAATATCATCTGTTGATGCATCCTGCGGTAAACGTGATGGAGCACATGAAACAATAAAAGACAACTCTTTATCCATTTATGTCTTTCTTCGGATCGGGATATTTACTAAAAAGCACAGCAACATAAGAACGCCAACTCATATCAGGGCCAGGGGTGACATCAGAAATAACAGCATCACCATCAACAGGAAGTCCTAAAAGAACACCTACATCCTGTAGAGTAATAGTGACCTCTCCCATAGGCAAGTGAAAGGTATGAGTCTCTGGCCGCTATCTCTCAACAAGAGCTGATATAAGACTCCAATCCAGCTGTAAAGATGCCACTCGATCAACACCATAAAAACCAGTAGACTGAAGTAAAGGGACCATACGAAGATCTAGCGGCGGAAGATCATCTTCATTATTAGGGTTTTTTAGACAACACTTCAACATATCACCACCACCTAACCTATAAATATCTAAAAATCTATGTGTATGCTGAAGATGAAGAAGGCTAGGGCTAACAGGGCCCGGATGCACGTCCTGCAAACATATAGAAGTACAAGTTAACAATAAACAATAAACAAGTACGATCAAAACCTTTTACTTAACATATAGATAATAAGATCAGATGTTAGTACTAGCTCTAGAAATTAGAACTGATGACTTAACATCATTCAGATCTCAAGAATATCTAAATTCGATTCAAAAGCTTTCCAACTATATTTTACTCAATATTTGATGATTGATCAGATTTAATTGGTCTTTGTTTATGATCCTATATCATATATAGAGGTTAATTGGCACACAATGATGGAATCAACACTTTTAAGGGCGGTAAAAATGATAGAGGGAAGAATGAAATCCAACTCGAACCTATTGTACAGGGGTCATCAATGTTCGCTACTAGGTTAGGACCTCGTTGACTCCTACAACTTCATTGTCATACTACATTATTAACTAGTCTCT
It contains:
- the LOC141718384 gene encoding uncharacterized protein LOC141718384 codes for the protein MATVKSIFGYQPGRKKIRDAKKLAMDEEHGSWEGSYEDLPFLMEVLQCFNVGTKVDWVFKEDEMEDRGSLELTSILCLYLEHEVTFKRLFLAFKPCINGFEHCMPVIHIDGTHLYSPYAGVLLSVVTVDGFSHNLPLAFAIVESENVSSWGWFMDR